The following proteins are encoded in a genomic region of Glycine soja cultivar W05 chromosome 17, ASM419377v2, whole genome shotgun sequence:
- the LOC114392474 gene encoding uncharacterized protein LOC114392474: MPCRHAIATITHKGGKPEDMCHEWLSIEVYNKTYQHFIEPVQGPQYWAQTQYTHPVPPHRRVQRERPKKNRRRSVDEDNVTGHKLKRKLAEFTCGRCGQTNHNIRSCKNIGVPVRPKKYVAPSTSNEDDHLLSQDEQALNEAEEAAAHVQQDPVEINLSQPHLSQDSDMELMVPATIVPPIARNKLTITRAKQRKVADKDDAEN; encoded by the exons ATGCCATGCCGACATGCCATTGCAACAATAACTCACAAAGGAGGGAAGCCTGAGGACATGTGTCATGAGTGGCTGTCAATAGAAGTTTATAATAAGACATACCAACATTTTATTGAACCAGTCCAAGGACCACAATATTGGGCCCAGACACAGTATACACACCCTGTTCCACCACATAGAAGGGTCCAAAGAGAAAGgccaaagaaaaatagaaggagATCTGTAGATGAGGACAATGTCACAGGACATAAGCTAAAGAGGAAATTGGCTGAGTTTACATGTGGAAGGTGTGGCCAAACCAATCATAACATTAGAAGCTGTAAAAATATTGGAGTTCCTGTTAGGCCAAAGAAATATGTTGCACCATCAACTTCAAATGAGGATGACCACCTATTATCTCAAGATGAACAAGCTTTGAATGAGGCTGAAGAAGCTGCTGCTCATGTTCAACAAGATCCGGTGGAGATTAATTTATCTCAGCCTCATTTGTCACAAGATAGTGACATGGAGTTGATG GTCCCTGCAACTATTGTTCCACCAATAGCAAGGAATAAGCTAACCATAACAAGAGCCAAACAAAGGAAGGTTGCTGATAAAGATGATGCAGAAAACTGA
- the LOC114391515 gene encoding uncharacterized protein LOC114391515, which yields MNDNITLVLHHGGRFTPRASDGKVEYIGGEFDVWEDISPDCLNAFILYDLVKACKKYSNIRECFWLIDKDLDFNHGLRSCTTDGDILHLVRDAFENENEINVYFHHEVDPILEEVPQMLYLECDPIRKAVENEDDLDDVPVAGHEEDVGAGEQRDAGEQMDAGEQRDGGEQRDTDAGEQRDGSEQRDAEAGEERDAGGEERDVADSEEEKEVDSDETDAEWFINFSCMLNEVEEAEVETDGYHLKELNIPISSDDEDEDVEVYPQYSQSSGVGEQKLELGMEFGTLDEFKSALREYSILMGREFKWKKNDKQRAIAKCKKAFCDWEIYCAKNEVRNSFQIKTFKHNHNCCREVNNKQANRQWVVSKLEGKLRMQPTLKCVEALEYFKQEFGVHIEVTKMWRAMKEAKQLVEGNERKQYAKVFDYAHELLRSNPGSTVKINTVPSPEGPPQFQRLYICLAGCKKGFVAGCRPFIGLDGCFLKSAFGGNLLSTVGLDGNNHIYVIAYAVVDIENKDNWKWFLTLLHEDLGDYIQNGWNFMSDMQKGLIPALQEVMPGAPHRFCVLHLWKNFTKQWKSKELKGIVWQCAKSTTVAEFEGHMAHLKTINCQAWEYLNKWPKQAWTKAHFSTIPKVDNICNNTCEVLNSRILQYRCKPIITMLEEIRSYIMRTMAARKVKLSGKPGSLCPVQYKRLEK from the exons ATGAATGACAATATAACTTTAGTATTGCACCATGGAGGAAGATTCACTCCACGTGCCAGTGATGGAAAGGTTGAATATATAGGCGGAGAATTTGACGTTTGGGAGGATATATCTCCAGATTGCCTGAATGCATTTATCTTATATGATCTGGTGAAAGCTTGTAAGAAGTATAGCAATATAAGAGAATGTTTTTGGTTGATTGATAAGGACTTAGATTTTAATCATGGGTTAAGGAGTTGTACAACTGATGGAGATATATTACACTTAGTTAGGGATGcttttgaaaatgagaatgagataaatgtttattttcatcatgAAGTAGATCCAATTTTAGAAGAAGTCCCACAGATGTTGTACTTGGAATGTGATCCAATTCGAAAAGCTGTTGAGAATGAGGATGATTTAGATGATGTACCTGTTGCTGGCCATGAGGAAG ATGTTGGTGCTGGAGAGCAGAGAGATGCTGGTGAGCAGATGGATGCTGGTGAGCAGAGGGATGGGGGTGAGCAGAGGGATACTGATGCTGGTGAGCAAAGAGATGGTAGTGAGCAGAGGGATGCTGAAGCTGGTGAGGAGAGAGATGCTGGTGGTGAAGAGAGAGATGTTGCTGATAGTGAGGAGGAAAAGGAAGTTGACAGTGATGAGACAGATGCTGAGTGGTTTATAAATTTCTCTTGTATGTTGAATGAAGTTGAAGAAGCTGAAGTTGAGACAGATGGTTATCATTTAAAGGAGCTTAATATCCCCATTAgtagtgatgatgaagatgaggatgttgaAGTTTATCCTCAATATAGTCAAAGTAGTGGAGTTGGTGAACAGAAGTTGGAATTAGGGATGGAGTTTGGTACTCTAGATGAATTTAAATCCGCCTTGAGGGAGTATAGCATATTGATGGGCAGGGAGTTCAAGTGGAAGAAGAATGATAAACAAAGGGCTATAGCAAAATGCAAGAAGGCATTTTGTGATTGGGAAATCTACTGTGCAAAGAATGAAGTTAGAAACTCTTTTCAGATAAAGACATTTAAGCATAACCATAATTGCTGCAGAGAAGTGAACAACAAACAAGCAAATAGACAGTGGGTGGTCAGTAAACTTGAGGGCAAACTCAGAATGCAGCCAACCCTTAAATGTGTTGAAGCTTTGGAATATTTCAAGCAAGAGTTTGGAGTGCACATTGAAGTTACAAAGATGTGGAGAGCCATGAAAGAAGCAAAGCAATTAGTGGAAGGGAATGAGAGGAAACAATATGCCAAAGTATttgattatgcacatgaattgtTGAGGAGTAATCCTGGATCAACAGTTAAGATCAACACAGTGCCAAGTCCAGAAGGTCCACCACAATTTCAGAGGCTATATATTTGTCTTGCTGGCTGTAAGAAGGGGTTTGTTGCTGGATGTAGACCATTCATAGGTCTAGATGGATGTTTCCTAAAGAGTGCATTTGGAGGAAACTTGCTCTCTACTGTTGGGCTTGATGGCAATAACCACATCTATGTTATTGCTTATGCTGTTGTGGACATTGAGAACAAAGACAATTGGAAATGGTTTTTAACTTTGCTGCATGAAGATCTTGGGGATTACATACAGAATGGGTGGAATTTCATGTCAGACATGCAAAAG GGACTTATTCCAGCTTTACAGGAAGTCATGCCTGGTGCACCTCATAGATTTTGTGTCTTGCATCTTTGGAAAAATTTTACAAAGCAATGGAAAAGCAAGGAACTTAAAGGAATTGTGTGGCAATGTGCAAAATCCACTACTGTTGCTGAGTTTGAAGGCCATATGGCCCATTTGAAGACAATCAATTGCCAGGCTTGGGAGTATTTGAATAAATGGCCCAAACAAGCATGGACAAAAGCCCACTTTAGTACAATACCCAAGGTGGACAATATATGCAACAACACTTGTGAGGTATTGAATTCTAGAATTCTGCAGTATAGATGCAAGCCTATTATCACAATGCTTGAAGAAATTAGAAGTTATATCATGAGAACCATGGCTGCCCGCAAGGTTAAACTTTCTGGAAAGCCTGGATCATTATGTCCAGTGCAGTATAAAAgactagaaaaataa